The following are encoded in a window of Flavobacterium psychrotrophum genomic DNA:
- a CDS encoding LytR/AlgR family response regulator transcription factor: protein MKIVIIEDEKPNADRLIRLISGIKPQATIISVLESISDSLAWFSANAMPDLVMMDVRLSDGLSFEILANIKLTCPIIFTTAYDEYAVRAFKYNSIDYLLKPVEPEELSAAFLKLENLPKEDVTVKLESLLSFVSLKEHRTRFLLPYRDGFKTLPVSEITFFYSEHKITRARLHNGTEEVIPLKMDELEEQLDKKVFFRANRQYIIHIDAIEQIYNHFNSKLVVLIKDNPGLQIIVSREKAGLLKSWIDY, encoded by the coding sequence ATGAAAATTGTAATTATAGAAGATGAAAAGCCTAACGCCGACCGGTTAATAAGGCTTATTAGCGGGATCAAGCCACAGGCAACAATAATCTCTGTACTGGAAAGCATTTCAGACAGCCTTGCATGGTTTTCTGCCAACGCAATGCCAGATCTTGTAATGATGGATGTACGCCTTAGTGATGGCCTAAGCTTTGAGATACTTGCAAATATAAAACTAACCTGCCCTATAATTTTTACCACAGCTTATGATGAATATGCTGTTAGGGCTTTTAAGTATAATAGTATTGACTATTTGCTTAAACCTGTAGAACCGGAAGAATTATCGGCTGCCTTTTTAAAACTGGAAAATTTGCCAAAAGAAGATGTTACCGTTAAGCTTGAAAGTTTATTAAGCTTTGTTTCTTTAAAAGAGCACCGTACCAGATTTTTGCTCCCTTACAGAGATGGTTTTAAAACATTGCCCGTATCAGAAATTACATTTTTTTACTCTGAACACAAAATTACAAGGGCAAGACTGCATAACGGAACCGAAGAGGTTATTCCGCTAAAAATGGACGAACTCGAAGAGCAACTTGATAAAAAAGTTTTTTTTAGGGCAAACAGGCAATACATTATACATATTGATGCTATAGAGCAAATTTACAATCATTTTAATTCTAAACTTGTTGTATTAATTAAAGATAACCCCGGGCTTCAAATTATTGTAAGCAGGGAAAAAGCAGGCCTTTTAAAGTCATGGATTGATTATTAA